One stretch of Excalfactoria chinensis isolate bCotChi1 chromosome 2, bCotChi1.hap2, whole genome shotgun sequence DNA includes these proteins:
- the BLOC1S5 gene encoding biogenesis of lysosome-related organelles complex 1 subunit 5: MSGAGPASPGRSGSALPLPLPLSLSLTGDRKREVPAASTLLQPIIKDVGEIYSRLLDHRPVIQGEIRYFVKEFEEKRGLRELRVLENLKKTIFETNGNILPKCEQSMQDNLSEVIQRLQAANDMVHKLQEKEREQRKIQADKKMAGEEKRVAEREAFLKEQQNKQEEVDEEHRKAMERLREQYSEMEKELAKYVSF; the protein is encoded by the exons ATGAGTGGGGCAGGCCCCGCGTCCCCCGGCCGGAGCGGGTCGGCCCTGCCGCTGCCCTTACCCCTGTCTCTGTCGCTGACCGGCGACAGGAAACGGGAGGTGCCGGCGGCGAGCACCTTGCTTCAGCCCATCATCAAGG ATGTTGGGGAAATCTATTCCAGACTCCTGGATCACAGACCTGTAATTCAGGGAGAAATACGTTACTTTGTTAAAGAATTTGAA GAGAAACGTGGCCTCCGAGAGCTCCGAGTActtgaaaacctgaagaaaaccatctttgaaacaaatggaaacattCTTCCTAAGTGCGAGCAGTCAATGCAGGACAATCTCAGCGAAGTGATCCAGAGAT TGCAAGCTGCCAATGATATGGTCCACAAACTACAAGAGAAGGAGCGTGAACAGAGGAAG attCAGGCTGATAAGAAAATGGCTGGTGAAGAGAAGCGCGTCGCTGAGCGGGAGGCGTTCCTGAAAGAACAACAGAACAAGCAAGAAGAGGTGGACGAAGAGCACAGAAAAGCTATGGAGCGCCTCAGAGAGCAGTATTCTGAGATGGAGAAGGAACTGGCCAAATATGTTTCCTTTTAA